A genomic segment from Acidobacteriota bacterium encodes:
- the queF gene encoding NADPH-dependent 7-cyano-7-deazaguanine reductase QueF produces MTAMAATLETFPNPRPERDYEIQIRCPEFTSMCPKTGLPDFGEIAIVYVPDSACIELKSLKYYLLAYRNQGIFYEAATNRILDDLVAACRPRRMRVTGAFTARGGITTTVVATFDAAHPS; encoded by the coding sequence ATGACAGCGATGGCGGCGACGCTCGAGACGTTTCCCAATCCGAGGCCCGAACGGGACTACGAGATCCAGATCCGCTGTCCGGAATTCACCTCGATGTGTCCGAAGACCGGGCTCCCGGATTTCGGCGAGATCGCCATCGTCTACGTGCCGGACTCGGCGTGTATCGAGCTGAAGTCGCTCAAGTACTACCTGCTCGCCTACCGGAATCAGGGCATTTTCTACGAAGCGGCCACCAATCGCATCCTGGACGATCTGGTCGCCGCCTGCCGGCCGCGGCGGATGCGCGTGACGGGCGCCTTCACCGCTCGCGGCGGCATCACGACGACGGTCGTGGCGACGTTCGACGCCGCCCATCCGTCCTGA
- a CDS encoding HU family DNA-binding protein — MADARRMGKMELFAHFADKFEMKRTQVRDLFDELNRLSEKELKRSGEFVLPGIAKLVVQKRKAREGRNPATGEPIKIPAKTVVKARIAKQLKDAVLPRK, encoded by the coding sequence ATGGCAGACGCCCGGCGCATGGGCAAGATGGAACTGTTCGCGCACTTCGCGGACAAGTTCGAGATGAAGCGAACGCAAGTCCGTGATCTGTTCGACGAACTGAACCGGTTGTCCGAAAAGGAACTGAAGCGTTCCGGCGAGTTCGTTCTTCCGGGGATCGCCAAGCTGGTCGTCCAGAAGCGCAAGGCTCGTGAAGGCCGCAACCCGGCCACCGGCGAGCCGATCAAGATTCCGGCCAAGACCGTGGTCAAGGCGCGGATCGCGAAGCAGCTCAAGGACGCCGTTCTTCCCCGCAAGTAG
- the lpdA gene encoding dihydrolipoyl dehydrogenase — protein sequence MRAGSASVAEGYDLVVIGSGTGGYVTAIRAAQLGLKTALVERQPALGGTCLNLGCIPTKALVEHAHAFTRARHAADWGIRFGGGTGEPSIDLGRVHERKNAIVAGLTKGVEYLCRKHRIDVVRGTGRFAAPGLIEVAGDAPRELSAREVVIATGSAPRPLPGIEIDRRIVITSDEAIHLSAVPSSVAIVGSGAVGVEFASIFRQLGSDVTLIELQPRLVPGEDEAVSALLERAFRKRGIGVRTSTTIESARVEADRAHLQLKDAAGAIVTLTVETLLVAAGRRPVTDGLGAEAVGIALEDGFIPVDEWYRTAVPGVSAIGDVIAIRGRRHPQLAHVASAEGILVAERLAGREPQPLDYDQVPVTTYCDPEIGSVGLSEAEAAARGREVRVGTFPFSALGRAKLAGETDGFVKIVADAEYDQVLGVHIVGPRATELIGEAVVAIRLESTAEELTRVVHAHPTMSEAIGEAAYALHGGAIHL from the coding sequence ATGCGTGCCGGGAGTGCTTCGGTGGCCGAAGGCTACGATCTCGTCGTCATCGGGTCTGGTACGGGTGGCTACGTCACGGCCATTCGTGCGGCCCAGCTCGGGTTGAAGACTGCGCTCGTCGAACGTCAGCCGGCGCTCGGCGGCACGTGCCTGAACCTGGGCTGCATTCCGACCAAGGCGCTCGTGGAGCACGCGCACGCGTTCACGCGGGCTCGGCATGCCGCCGATTGGGGGATCCGCTTCGGCGGCGGCACGGGCGAGCCGTCGATCGACCTCGGCCGCGTGCACGAGCGGAAGAACGCGATCGTCGCCGGGCTGACGAAGGGCGTCGAGTACCTGTGCCGCAAGCACAGGATCGACGTCGTGCGCGGAACCGGCCGGTTCGCGGCGCCGGGTCTGATCGAAGTCGCCGGCGACGCGCCGCGCGAGCTGTCGGCGCGCGAGGTCGTCATCGCCACGGGATCGGCCCCGCGGCCGCTTCCCGGCATCGAGATCGATCGCCGGATCGTCATTACGAGCGACGAGGCCATTCATCTCTCGGCGGTGCCGTCGTCTGTGGCGATCGTCGGCAGCGGCGCCGTGGGCGTGGAGTTCGCGTCGATCTTCCGTCAGCTCGGCAGCGACGTGACGCTCATCGAGCTGCAGCCGCGCCTCGTGCCGGGAGAGGACGAGGCGGTGTCGGCGCTGTTGGAGCGCGCGTTCAGAAAGCGCGGCATCGGGGTGCGCACGTCCACCACGATCGAGTCGGCGCGGGTGGAGGCCGATCGCGCGCATCTCCAGTTGAAGGACGCCGCGGGCGCGATCGTCACGCTCACCGTGGAGACGCTCCTCGTCGCGGCCGGGCGCCGGCCGGTCACCGACGGGTTGGGCGCTGAAGCGGTCGGGATCGCCCTGGAGGACGGGTTCATTCCCGTCGACGAGTGGTATCGCACCGCCGTGCCTGGCGTCTCGGCGATCGGCGACGTGATCGCGATTCGCGGCCGGCGGCACCCGCAGCTCGCGCACGTGGCCTCGGCCGAGGGGATTCTCGTCGCGGAACGCCTCGCCGGGCGCGAGCCGCAGCCGCTCGACTACGATCAGGTGCCGGTGACCACCTACTGCGATCCGGAAATCGGCAGTGTCGGTCTCTCCGAAGCCGAAGCGGCCGCGCGCGGCCGCGAAGTCAGGGTGGGGACCTTCCCCTTCTCCGCCCTCGGCCGGGCGAAGCTCGCCGGCGAGACGGACGGCTTCGTGAAGATCGTCGCCGACGCGGAGTACGATCAGGTCCTTGGCGTGCACATCGTCGGTCCCCGCGCGACGGAGCTGATTGGCGAGGCGGTTGTCGCCATCCGCCTCGAGTCCACCGCCGAGGAGCTCACCCGGGTCGTGCACGCGCATCCGACGATGTCGGAGGCCATCGGCGAAGCCGCGTACGCGCTGCACGGCGGCGCCATTCACCTGTGA